The following proteins are co-located in the Pontiella desulfatans genome:
- a CDS encoding serpin family protein, with product MKRFFLSVITILSSMGAFCEPLPADDILELVRTKLPSDPLELTGSLKVRTANGFTKANLPVGMELDWGAETPTAKYTIDKETLTITWNNDVPSYDFSNKKNKPTSDILGTGLTWADLSFSVLWWPNSKLIDEEKKLNRPSHVVDVPIPGSKNTMRLWIEKNMGMLLEAQTLDPKGKELRKLKITSIKKMDGMWVAKNLELRDKKSGSKTILEISDLVWKNPKPSEAAFDPASSVNQLTFDLYKQLSAQEDGNLFLSPYGVASALAMVYGGARGETAQQMDDTLHFGGQGATHPAFSFLREKLNGIQKKGDVQLSVANSLWPQEDYTFLPDYLGMTKEFYGSEIVAVDFKGDTEAARLRINNWVEAKTMDRIKNLIKENMLTASTKLVLANAIYFKGNWANSFDPKMTRQALFTVKPGTEAMVSMMMRSDDFNRAQGKDFQALELPYEGNDLSMLILLPEKAGGLPALENALNAETLASLEFNKREVMVQLPKFKQESTLELGRHLAAMGMPLAFSDQADLSGMNGKGGLFIDWVVHKAFVEVNEEGTEAAAATAVGIRPTSMPAMFIANHPFLFLIRENSTGTILFIGRVADPSS from the coding sequence CCGGCTCGCTCAAGGTACGAACCGCGAATGGGTTCACCAAGGCCAACCTGCCGGTTGGGATGGAGCTGGACTGGGGCGCGGAAACGCCCACCGCGAAATACACCATCGACAAGGAAACGCTCACCATCACCTGGAACAACGATGTGCCCTCCTACGACTTCTCGAACAAAAAGAACAAGCCCACCTCCGACATCCTCGGCACCGGCCTCACCTGGGCCGACTTGAGCTTTTCCGTGCTGTGGTGGCCCAACTCGAAACTGATCGACGAGGAAAAAAAACTCAACCGCCCCAGCCATGTGGTCGATGTGCCCATCCCGGGTTCGAAAAACACCATGCGGCTCTGGATCGAGAAAAACATGGGCATGCTGCTTGAAGCGCAAACGCTCGACCCCAAGGGCAAGGAGCTACGCAAGCTGAAGATTACCAGCATCAAGAAAATGGACGGCATGTGGGTGGCCAAAAACCTCGAACTGCGGGACAAGAAGAGCGGCAGCAAAACCATCCTCGAGATTTCAGACCTCGTCTGGAAAAACCCGAAGCCCAGCGAGGCGGCGTTCGATCCGGCCAGCTCGGTCAACCAGCTCACCTTCGATCTCTATAAGCAGCTCTCCGCACAGGAAGACGGCAACCTGTTCCTCTCGCCCTATGGCGTCGCCTCCGCCCTCGCCATGGTCTATGGCGGCGCGCGCGGCGAAACCGCCCAGCAGATGGACGACACCCTCCATTTCGGCGGCCAGGGCGCCACCCACCCCGCCTTTTCCTTTCTCCGGGAAAAACTCAACGGCATCCAGAAAAAGGGCGACGTTCAACTCAGCGTCGCCAACTCGCTTTGGCCGCAGGAAGACTACACCTTCCTGCCGGACTATCTCGGCATGACGAAGGAATTCTACGGCTCGGAGATCGTGGCCGTTGATTTCAAGGGCGACACCGAGGCCGCGCGCCTGCGGATCAATAATTGGGTCGAAGCCAAGACCATGGATCGCATCAAAAACCTGATTAAGGAAAACATGCTGACCGCTTCGACCAAGCTCGTTCTCGCGAACGCGATCTATTTCAAGGGCAATTGGGCAAACTCGTTTGATCCAAAAATGACGCGCCAAGCCCTCTTCACCGTCAAGCCCGGAACCGAGGCCATGGTTTCCATGATGATGCGGAGCGACGACTTCAATCGGGCGCAGGGCAAGGATTTCCAAGCCCTGGAACTGCCGTATGAAGGGAACGACCTTTCCATGCTCATTCTGCTTCCGGAAAAAGCCGGAGGCCTGCCCGCACTGGAAAACGCGCTGAATGCGGAAACACTGGCCTCGCTGGAATTCAATAAACGCGAGGTGATGGTTCAGCTGCCGAAGTTTAAACAGGAATCCACGCTGGAGCTTGGCCGGCACCTGGCGGCCATGGGCATGCCGTTGGCATTTTCAGACCAAGCCGACCTTTCGGGCATGAATGGCAAGGGCGGGCTTTTCATCGACTGGGTCGTCCACAAGGCGTTTGTTGAGGTGAACGAGGAAGGCACCGAGGCCGCCGCCGCCACTGCGGTAGGCATCCGCCCCACGAGCATGCCGGCCATGTTTATTGCCAACCACCCGTTCCTGTTCCTCATCCGCGAAAACAGCACGGGTACCATCCTCTTCATCGGCCGCGTCGCCGATCCTTCTTCATAA